One genomic window of Trichlorobacter lovleyi includes the following:
- the rdgC gene encoding recombination-associated protein RdgC — translation MGVYSNTVSFAQYRVNGELPQQQERFEWLSAALQGRIFKSIEQSAEEQTEGWTCTDATDDPAFVAPGEFWRDRYLFFSYRRDQRRIPSALLKSHIGRAEADYLAKRPELKRPPKREREEIADRTKLALLTRALPAPSTVDLSWHMDNGLLTLFSSSGKVMERFEELFGKSFENLRVQVIYPYSRAKALLDEAGQEKLAALNQAGSDAALDEIQSNRWLGEEFLLWLLHGGLEGEGFKVCTKGQFDSGTPFSAWIDDKIQLQGGGEGGPQKVAVSGSQDKYLEARSALTTGKAISSAVIHLEKDELEWRFALNAELFTFSSFKCPPVKVEREGVEDLSERESAFYERMYLLEAGLQMFDSLLLQFLQQRLGDGWQTRLQEIASWLEGEQA, via the coding sequence ATGGGAGTCTATTCAAATACCGTCAGTTTTGCCCAGTACCGCGTGAACGGAGAACTGCCCCAGCAGCAGGAGCGCTTTGAATGGCTGTCCGCTGCGCTGCAGGGACGGATCTTCAAATCCATTGAGCAGTCTGCTGAAGAGCAGACCGAGGGCTGGACTTGTACCGATGCCACCGATGATCCTGCCTTTGTGGCGCCGGGCGAGTTCTGGCGCGACCGCTACCTGTTTTTCAGCTACCGCCGTGACCAGCGCCGGATTCCTTCTGCCCTGCTGAAGTCCCACATCGGCAGGGCTGAGGCTGATTACCTGGCCAAACGGCCTGAACTGAAGCGTCCGCCCAAGCGTGAGCGGGAGGAGATTGCCGACCGGACCAAGCTGGCGCTTTTGACCCGCGCCCTGCCGGCCCCCTCTACCGTAGACCTGTCCTGGCATATGGATAACGGCCTGCTGACCCTGTTTTCGTCATCAGGCAAGGTGATGGAGCGCTTTGAGGAACTGTTCGGCAAGAGCTTTGAGAACCTGCGGGTGCAGGTGATCTACCCCTATAGCCGGGCCAAGGCGTTGCTTGACGAGGCTGGTCAGGAGAAGTTGGCTGCCCTGAATCAGGCCGGTTCCGATGCTGCCCTGGATGAGATCCAGAGCAACCGCTGGCTGGGGGAGGAGTTCCTGCTCTGGCTGCTGCATGGCGGTCTGGAGGGGGAAGGGTTCAAGGTCTGCACCAAGGGGCAGTTTGATAGCGGCACCCCGTTTTCGGCCTGGATCGATGACAAGATCCAGCTGCAGGGGGGCGGCGAAGGCGGGCCGCAGAAGGTGGCGGTGTCCGGCTCGCAGGACAAGTATCTGGAGGCCCGTTCCGCGCTTACCACCGGTAAGGCGATCAGCAGTGCGGTGATCCACCTTGAAAAGGATGAGCTGGAGTGGCGTTTTGCGTTGAATGCCGAGCTGTTTACCTTCAGTTCCTTCAAGTGTCCGCCGGTCAAGGTGGAACGGGAAGGGGTGGAGGATCTTTCGGAGCGTGAATCCGCCTTTTACGAGCGGATGTACCTGCTGGAGGCAGGGCTGCAGATGTTTGACAGCCTGTTGCTGCAGTTTCTACAGCAGCGCCTGGGTGATGGCTGGCAGACCAGATTGCAGGAGATTGCAAGCTGGCTGGAAGGGGAGCAGGCATGA
- the obgE gene encoding GTPase ObgE gives MKFIDEVTLHCASGHGGAGCVSFRREKFIPFGGPNGGDGGRGGDLIFEATKALSTLLELRHKQHQKAERGRHGMGKDRHGAAGEDLVVKVPVGTLIKDFETGEVLADLTEDGQRIILLKGGRGGQGNARFATATNKAPKFAQPGEEGEERKLRLELKLMADVGLLGLPNAGKSSLITKVSAARPKIADYPFTTLAPSLGVVGYKNYRSFVMADIPGIIEGAHEGAGLGHRFLKHLERSGILVHLVDISGLPESDPYAAFEAINRELAMFSEELGQKAQIVGLTKMDLPAAQEHLAEAQAWFQQRKIPVYPISSMTGEGVEALLDAIAERLWSAPREEW, from the coding sequence ATGAAGTTTATTGATGAGGTAACCCTGCACTGTGCCTCCGGCCACGGCGGGGCCGGCTGCGTCTCGTTCCGGCGGGAGAAGTTCATCCCCTTTGGCGGCCCCAACGGTGGTGACGGCGGCCGGGGTGGCGATCTGATCTTTGAGGCCACCAAGGCGCTTTCAACCCTGCTGGAACTGCGGCATAAACAGCACCAGAAGGCAGAGCGGGGCAGGCACGGCATGGGCAAGGACCGTCACGGCGCAGCCGGTGAGGATCTGGTGGTCAAGGTGCCGGTGGGGACCCTGATCAAGGATTTCGAGACCGGTGAGGTGCTGGCCGACCTGACCGAGGACGGTCAGCGGATCATCCTGCTGAAAGGCGGGCGGGGCGGCCAGGGCAATGCCCGTTTTGCCACTGCCACCAACAAGGCCCCCAAGTTTGCCCAGCCGGGTGAAGAGGGTGAAGAACGCAAGCTGCGGCTGGAGCTGAAGCTGATGGCCGATGTGGGGCTGCTGGGGCTGCCCAATGCCGGCAAGTCGTCGCTGATCACCAAGGTTTCGGCGGCCCGTCCCAAGATTGCCGATTACCCCTTTACCACCCTGGCCCCTTCGTTGGGGGTGGTGGGCTACAAGAACTATCGTTCCTTTGTGATGGCCGATATCCCCGGCATTATCGAGGGGGCCCATGAAGGTGCCGGTCTGGGGCACCGCTTTCTGAAACACCTGGAACGTTCCGGTATCCTGGTGCATCTGGTGGATATCTCCGGCCTGCCGGAGAGCGATCCCTATGCCGCCTTTGAGGCGATCAACCGTGAGCTGGCCATGTTCAGCGAAGAGTTGGGGCAGAAGGCTCAGATTGTGGGCCTGACCAAGATGGATCTGCCTGCGGCCCAGGAGCATCTGGCCGAGGCACAGGCCTGGTTTCAGCAGCGCAAGATCCCGGTCTATCCGATCTCATCCATGACCGGTGAAGGGGTGGAGG